In Flavobacteriales bacterium, the genomic stretch TTAGATTAAAGTATAAAATAGAAGACGATGGCTGATTCGCAGAAACAGAAAATTGAAGCCCCTTAAAAAAAGGAATAAATCCATTGTCATTATCTACCAAATCAATTGCTTGAGCATCAAGAACAAGCTGGCCAATTTGATTCACATTAAAGGAAAGTGCTCGTAAACCAACGGTGTCTGAATCTATATACCTAAGCGTATTAGGAGTAGGATAAAAGGTATGTTCTAAAGGTGTAGAAAATGGACTTGCTGAAATAATATCGTTGGAATAATATGTCGTAGTATCGTAAATTTCTTGAGTAAGTTGCTGTACTTGAATAGTCATCTCGACACTTGTGTCACCATAATATCCAGCATAGGCAAGTGTAATTATTGCAGAATCCAGCACAGGGTTCGCTCCAAAATCAACACTATTATCACTAAGACGTAAATGGGTAGAAAAAGAAGCCTTTGCATCTAATAAATTAGTGGATTCATAATTACCAAGCAAAGCGTATAATATTTGCCCAGAACGTACAGAATCCACTTTTTTGGTAGCCATAGAAAAGGGACTGTTCTCATCTATTGAAGATATTGTTATTCTATCGCTATCAGGTTGTATTTCAAGGCCTATAATTTGTGGGTCTGTACAAGAAAAAAGAATGAGGGCGCA encodes the following:
- a CDS encoding DUF4270 family protein, whose product is MKQSIPFFWLCALILFSCTDPQIIGLEIQPDSDRITISSIDENSPFSMATKKVDSVRSGQILYALLGNYESTNLLDAKASFSTHLRLSDNSVDFGANPVLDSAIITLAYAGYYGDTSVEMTIQVQQLTQEIYDTTTYYSNDIISASPFSTPLEHTFYPTPNTLRYIDSDTVGLRALSFNVNQIGQLVLDAQAIDLVDNDNGFIPFFKGLQFSVSANQPSSSILYFNLINGGSKLTIYYNDSLSYDLLFSAAAARVNHFDMQDDLNLQNILAVQSMAGLELRLDFNDLTSLQQTLSNKAINQALITFTEQNSTDLSPSHSNLSLVRLDSSGTKYFLEDITEGQTHFGGELEDNKYTFNITKYMQRLVQGDYQNNALILVPTGESVNASRTELNQNIELNIIYTEF